The Neorhodopirellula lusitana genome includes a window with the following:
- a CDS encoding secretin N-terminal domain-containing protein, whose protein sequence is MPTDGTTRRTLSPPQASLRRVRRVHVTRQRRCLRGILLATMCLPWSASLGLADDAGSVAYVSPSTQPAPSAGLVTSPELLANPVGKQLGETTGDVLELDAANTSGAPLSPSLRSAGPVQVLPSPRSEFGQTQPEASASELISHALDQRGSITFRKTSLQEVVFVLSDLWKINIVAGEKVTGTVSGVFNDAPLRDVLSAILTSSGYGYTAAGNSLIVLPQAEVGTSNPEFRPRTIPFAISDETQRNSTLEAAKMLLSDRGRIQAFGAGSVLVIDTPERVDLVEEMFVASGVGGRRPDGGGANVAGGLWAPLRIVYFTPQYTEASEMAESLANAIGGTTGTNNSSGGGGGGSGGGGSNSMNDGPVVAVYAQENRIMVRGTPEELSLASEAFQQLDVPRAQVRITAMIYDVGLKELEELGVDWSRNFRLNTVDSTPLSEFTGNISEAVGFSSGGTSTAASIGLRTLSSNFDASAFLNALDATTEAKLLADPSITTADRREASIKIVQQIPIIAATPSTETSVVYAQVEFRDAGIILKVTPRISHDQTIEMKVEPEYSVVTSYINDNPVIDTRTAETTVRVKNGTMFVLGGLRQKTLTETVAGVPYLRDLKYVGKLFRNHTTEVRESELIVFLKPELINPTYTGKPREQIAARVSNHQLDSIAYATCCPLSPACCDPMCPNHNPRARVNGGSHELRMIGENGITPFQLAYPESHPEVIAEETILSDSYEMIPLPTSTVQ, encoded by the coding sequence ATGCCAACGGACGGCACCACGAGACGGACGCTCTCTCCACCGCAGGCCTCGCTGCGCCGTGTTCGACGTGTCCACGTGACGCGTCAGCGACGATGTCTGCGTGGGATACTATTGGCGACCATGTGCTTGCCATGGTCCGCTTCATTGGGCTTGGCGGACGACGCTGGTTCGGTGGCGTATGTGTCGCCCTCAACGCAGCCCGCACCGTCCGCAGGCTTAGTGACGAGTCCGGAGTTGCTTGCCAATCCAGTTGGAAAGCAACTTGGTGAGACTACGGGTGACGTGCTTGAATTGGATGCGGCCAATACGTCCGGCGCACCGCTTTCGCCTTCTTTGCGATCCGCTGGTCCGGTGCAGGTTCTGCCGTCGCCGCGTTCCGAATTTGGGCAAACGCAACCGGAGGCTTCCGCTTCCGAATTGATTTCTCATGCGCTGGATCAACGCGGGAGTATCACTTTCCGTAAGACATCCCTTCAAGAAGTGGTGTTTGTTCTATCGGACTTGTGGAAGATCAACATTGTCGCTGGTGAAAAAGTCACCGGAACGGTTTCAGGTGTTTTTAACGATGCCCCACTGCGGGATGTGTTGTCTGCGATTTTGACATCGTCGGGCTATGGGTACACGGCCGCCGGAAATAGCTTGATTGTGTTGCCGCAAGCCGAAGTCGGCACCAGCAATCCCGAGTTTCGTCCACGCACGATACCATTCGCCATCAGCGATGAGACCCAGCGGAACTCGACCCTGGAAGCTGCCAAGATGTTGTTGAGTGACCGAGGACGCATTCAAGCGTTCGGTGCGGGCAGCGTTCTGGTGATTGACACGCCGGAGCGAGTCGATCTTGTCGAAGAAATGTTTGTTGCCAGCGGTGTGGGTGGACGTCGTCCCGATGGCGGTGGAGCCAATGTAGCGGGCGGTCTTTGGGCACCACTGCGTATCGTGTACTTCACGCCCCAGTACACCGAAGCGTCGGAGATGGCTGAATCGCTGGCCAATGCAATCGGTGGCACGACCGGCACCAACAACAGCAGTGGTGGCGGTGGAGGAGGCAGTGGCGGAGGTGGTTCCAATTCGATGAACGATGGGCCCGTCGTGGCCGTTTATGCACAAGAAAACCGTATCATGGTGAGAGGGACGCCTGAAGAATTGTCCTTGGCTTCCGAGGCGTTTCAGCAACTCGATGTGCCACGCGCCCAGGTTCGTATCACGGCGATGATCTATGACGTTGGCTTGAAAGAACTAGAGGAATTGGGCGTCGACTGGTCCCGGAACTTCCGACTCAACACGGTCGATAGCACGCCGCTTTCGGAATTCACAGGTAACATCTCTGAAGCTGTCGGTTTTAGTTCCGGTGGAACGAGCACTGCGGCGTCGATCGGTCTACGAACACTCAGCAGCAACTTCGATGCAAGTGCTTTTTTGAATGCACTGGACGCGACAACCGAAGCCAAACTGTTGGCCGATCCGTCGATCACCACCGCGGATCGCCGCGAAGCGTCAATCAAGATCGTGCAACAGATTCCGATCATCGCTGCGACGCCGTCTACGGAAACCAGTGTCGTGTACGCTCAGGTTGAGTTTCGCGATGCGGGAATCATCTTGAAGGTGACGCCAAGAATCAGTCACGATCAAACGATCGAGATGAAAGTCGAGCCTGAATACAGCGTTGTGACCAGCTACATCAACGATAACCCTGTGATTGATACTCGTACGGCGGAAACGACCGTTCGCGTCAAGAACGGCACGATGTTTGTCCTAGGTGGGCTTCGACAAAAGACGCTGACTGAAACGGTCGCGGGTGTGCCGTATTTACGTGACCTCAAATACGTGGGCAAGCTTTTTCGGAACCATACAACGGAGGTGCGAGAGAGCGAGTTGATCGTGTTCTTGAAGCCGGAGCTGATCAATCCTACCTATACCGGCAAGCCGCGAGAACAGATCGCGGCACGGGTTTCAAACCATCAACTTGATTCGATCGCTTACGCCACCTGTTGTCCGCTATCGCCCGCATGTTGCGACCCGATGTGTCCTAATCACAATCCTCGCGCCCGCGTGAATGGCGGAAGTCATGAGCTTCGCATGATTGGTGAAAATGGGATCACACCCTTTCAGCTGGCGTATCCGGAATCACACCCTGAAGTGATCGCCGAAGAAACGATTCTGTCCGACTCGTATGAAATGATTCCGTTGCCAACGTCAACGGTTCAGTAG